A genomic region of Alicyclobacillus sp. SO9 contains the following coding sequences:
- a CDS encoding protease pro-enzyme activation domain-containing protein, which yields MKRNGIEKIKLSLGTSILAGFLLTAGMPTALAQNHSGKMRLPGAAPVAAKHGKFLKHANASRKISVTISLKLRNEAQLKQLIQNQYNPQSADYKKFLTPAKFAQEFGPTKTTVAAVKAYAKSHGLTVTHVSKERTLVQVQGTVGQMEKAFSVKINNYKDSSGKKFYANATSPTLPTSLAAQVIGISGLNDKASWHHASATPLQSKKGLPGIHHTILASMLNHSTTPHLGNGPAGGYTPTELRSAYNVSPLTSAGINGSGQTVALFELDGYNQSNISTYDSYYNLGSASPSTVLVDGYSGAAGQGEPEVELDIEVINAIAPKANVVVYEGPNSTQGVIDTYQKIATADTAKQVSSSWGQSELSSNTSTMNSLNSIFQQMASQGQSMFAAAGDNGAYDGGGSQLAVDSPSNDPYVTGVGGTHLTLSNGSYGSESVWSNSSNNSGGGGGLSTVYSQPSWQTGPGVQNSYSNGMREVPDVSADADPSTGYSIYSQGSWTVYGGTSCAAPLWAGLAALNNQYAAKNGKSALGFANPTLYKMFNTTQTYPAYHDVTQGNNLYYPATSGYDMASGIGTPNAYNLIRDINGTSTGGTGGGSGGGTTQTQLIQNGGFESGTSPWVESSSGGYQLIDTTNPHTGSYSAYLAGYNNANDSIYQTISIPSSATKVTLSYWTDVQTTETTHSYDFLKVELRDANGNVLKTIQTQSDATATGWKSQSFDISGYAGKTVEVYFDGTNDSSNPTDFFVDDVSVTAN from the coding sequence ATGAAAAGAAATGGTATAGAAAAAATAAAATTAAGTTTAGGTACAAGCATTTTGGCCGGTTTTCTGCTGACGGCGGGAATGCCAACGGCTCTTGCGCAAAACCACTCCGGCAAGATGCGGCTGCCAGGAGCTGCGCCTGTCGCGGCGAAGCACGGCAAGTTCCTCAAACATGCCAATGCGTCGAGAAAGATCTCTGTTACGATTAGTCTCAAGCTTCGAAATGAGGCACAGCTCAAACAGCTCATCCAAAATCAGTACAACCCCCAATCCGCAGATTACAAGAAGTTTCTTACACCGGCAAAGTTTGCACAGGAATTTGGCCCGACAAAAACCACAGTTGCAGCGGTCAAGGCATACGCCAAATCCCATGGATTAACAGTCACCCACGTGTCTAAGGAGCGCACCCTTGTGCAAGTGCAAGGGACGGTGGGCCAAATGGAGAAAGCTTTTAGCGTCAAAATCAACAATTACAAGGATAGCTCAGGGAAGAAATTCTATGCGAATGCTACTTCACCGACTCTGCCGACTTCTCTGGCTGCCCAAGTGATTGGAATTTCAGGGCTAAACGACAAGGCCAGTTGGCATCACGCCAGTGCAACACCACTGCAGAGCAAAAAAGGGCTTCCGGGAATTCATCACACCATACTAGCTTCAATGCTGAATCACAGTACTACTCCTCACCTTGGCAACGGTCCTGCGGGAGGTTACACGCCAACTGAACTCCGATCGGCCTACAATGTGAGCCCCTTGACTTCCGCTGGTATCAACGGATCGGGTCAAACCGTGGCGCTGTTCGAACTGGATGGTTACAATCAGTCCAATATTTCAACATATGACAGCTACTACAATTTGGGCAGCGCATCCCCGTCAACTGTACTCGTCGACGGATACAGCGGTGCTGCAGGCCAGGGAGAACCCGAAGTGGAACTCGACATCGAAGTGATTAACGCAATTGCACCAAAGGCCAACGTTGTTGTTTATGAGGGGCCGAACAGTACACAGGGTGTCATTGACACCTATCAAAAGATTGCTACCGCAGACACTGCAAAGCAAGTCAGCAGCAGTTGGGGGCAATCTGAGTTATCAAGTAATACGTCTACTATGAACAGTTTGAATTCGATTTTTCAACAGATGGCCAGTCAAGGTCAGAGCATGTTCGCGGCTGCAGGAGACAATGGGGCTTATGACGGCGGCGGCTCCCAGTTAGCTGTGGACAGCCCCTCCAATGACCCTTACGTCACAGGGGTCGGCGGAACGCATTTGACCCTGTCCAACGGCAGCTATGGCAGTGAATCTGTCTGGTCCAATTCTTCCAACAATTCGGGTGGCGGCGGAGGATTATCTACGGTGTACAGTCAACCGAGTTGGCAAACCGGACCGGGCGTACAAAACAGTTACAGCAACGGGATGCGCGAGGTGCCGGATGTGTCGGCCGACGCAGATCCAAGCACAGGCTACTCCATCTACAGTCAGGGTTCGTGGACGGTGTACGGAGGGACATCTTGTGCAGCACCGCTGTGGGCTGGACTGGCTGCTCTGAATAACCAGTACGCTGCCAAGAACGGTAAGTCAGCCTTAGGATTTGCAAATCCAACCCTCTACAAAATGTTTAACACCACACAGACTTACCCGGCATATCACGATGTCACACAGGGGAACAACCTGTACTATCCCGCAACATCTGGCTACGATATGGCTTCCGGAATTGGAACCCCGAACGCCTACAATCTCATTCGTGACATCAATGGAACGTCCACGGGAGGTACCGGCGGCGGATCCGGCGGAGGTACAACCCAGACTCAACTGATTCAAAACGGCGGCTTTGAGAGCGGTACGAGTCCTTGGGTTGAATCAAGCTCGGGAGGCTATCAGCTGATTGACACAACGAACCCCCATACAGGCAGCTATTCAGCTTACTTGGCAGGGTACAATAATGCTAACGATTCAATTTACCAAACCATTTCCATTCCGAGCTCTGCCACGAAGGTCACGTTGTCCTATTGGACGGATGTCCAAACCACGGAGACCACTCACAGCTACGACTTCCTGAAAGTAGAACTGAGAGACGCTAACGGCAATGTTCTGAAGACAATTCAAACCCAGAGCGATGCTACAGCTACTGGCTGGAAGAGCCAGTCGTTCGACATTAGCGGGTATGCAGGAAAGACGGTTGAAGTGTATTTTGACGGGACAAATGATTCCAGTAATCCGACTGACTTCTTTGTGGATGACGTCAGTGTGACAGCTAATTGA
- a CDS encoding MBL fold metallo-hydrolase — MVVSITPQELHERLEKNPTVILDVRGVAAFDEWHVKHQNAEMLNIQTSKLKENGPEAYPQIPTDKEVAVICAKGNASKEASQILDERGYKVLNVEGGMQAWSEFYYNVPVTKSNQDDLELLQVIRPAKGCLSYMLVSGDEAIVVDAGRHDDYYSKLAADKGAKVRHVLDTHCHADHISGGPVLANQENAEYWISASEMQGSDMEFNGLTDGQTFKFGKATLQVLSIPTPGHTPGSVSFLVNNKYLLSGDTVFVSGIGRPDLGGKAEEWSELLYKTVRDKLSTLPDDVVILPAHFADLSEFTSEGYVGSVFSDIRSSNEFFQDMSEADFTDKMVQRAGQTPPNYTTIVQINRGEYAPTETERSELEVGPNRCAVKHLAG, encoded by the coding sequence ATGGTAGTTTCTATCACCCCACAGGAACTTCATGAACGATTGGAGAAAAACCCTACCGTCATTTTGGATGTTCGTGGAGTGGCAGCCTTTGATGAGTGGCATGTTAAGCATCAAAATGCAGAGATGCTCAACATTCAGACCTCAAAGCTGAAGGAAAATGGACCTGAAGCTTATCCGCAAATCCCTACCGATAAAGAAGTAGCGGTCATTTGTGCCAAAGGCAATGCCAGTAAAGAAGCATCACAGATTCTTGATGAACGTGGATATAAGGTCCTGAATGTCGAAGGCGGCATGCAGGCATGGAGCGAATTTTACTACAATGTGCCTGTGACGAAGTCTAATCAAGATGATTTGGAACTTCTGCAGGTCATTCGTCCAGCCAAAGGTTGCCTGTCCTATATGCTGGTTTCCGGTGACGAAGCGATTGTTGTTGACGCAGGACGTCACGACGACTATTATTCAAAACTTGCAGCAGATAAGGGTGCAAAGGTGCGCCACGTGCTTGACACGCATTGTCATGCGGACCATATATCCGGTGGACCGGTCCTTGCGAACCAAGAGAATGCAGAGTACTGGATTTCTGCTTCTGAGATGCAGGGATCAGACATGGAATTTAACGGCCTTACAGACGGGCAGACATTCAAGTTTGGCAAGGCAACTCTGCAAGTTCTTTCCATTCCTACGCCCGGACACACGCCTGGCAGTGTATCGTTCTTGGTAAACAACAAGTATCTCCTCTCCGGTGACACCGTATTTGTCAGTGGTATTGGCCGACCTGACCTGGGTGGTAAAGCCGAAGAATGGTCAGAACTGCTTTACAAAACCGTTCGTGATAAGTTGAGCACGCTTCCGGATGACGTTGTTATCTTGCCCGCTCACTTTGCTGACCTAAGTGAATTTACCAGTGAAGGCTACGTAGGCAGCGTTTTCTCTGACATTCGTTCATCCAACGAGTTTTTCCAAGACATGTCTGAAGCAGATTTTACAGACAAAATGGTTCAAAGGGCAGGTCAGACGCCGCCAAACTACACAACCATTGTCCAAATTAACCGGGGTGAATATGCACCAACCGAAACAGAGCGCTCAGAATTGGAAGTTGGCCCCAACCGATGCGCTGTGAAACATCTCGCGGGCTAA
- the fni gene encoding type 2 isopentenyl-diphosphate Delta-isomerase — translation MDFSTSKRKEEHIDIVLNKEVTGRGIKTGFDDYRFEHQSLPEIRFDEISLASQFLSKKMQTPFLISSMVGGTDRAKNINKTLASVAERRGWAMALGSVRSAIERPDTSDTYEVRRYAPSIPILANIGAVQLNYGYGVEECKRAVELTQADGLILHMNSLQEVFQPEGNTDFKGLLSQIETLCTELSVPVGVKDVGFGVTGLLAEELFQRGVSFVDVAGAGGTSWIQVEKYRNPDEVKKAAAEVFQGWGNPTANCIVDVVSRPSAGTVIASGGLSNGLDAAKALALGANLAGFGRSILAAAVESEERLNQLFEGIELQCRIAMFGIGVPTIDALRHTTRLHRM, via the coding sequence ATGGATTTTTCCACTTCAAAGAGAAAAGAAGAACATATTGATATCGTACTTAATAAGGAAGTAACAGGGCGCGGCATCAAAACAGGTTTCGACGACTACCGTTTTGAGCATCAGTCCCTCCCTGAGATTCGTTTTGACGAGATTAGCCTGGCATCGCAGTTTCTTTCGAAAAAGATGCAAACACCTTTTCTGATAAGTTCAATGGTTGGCGGGACTGACAGGGCCAAGAACATAAATAAAACACTGGCCTCTGTTGCTGAGCGGAGAGGTTGGGCTATGGCCCTCGGTTCGGTCCGTTCCGCTATTGAGCGCCCTGATACAAGTGACACATACGAGGTTCGAAGATATGCTCCGAGTATCCCCATTTTAGCAAACATTGGCGCTGTTCAATTGAATTACGGCTATGGCGTAGAGGAATGCAAGAGAGCCGTAGAATTAACCCAAGCAGACGGATTGATACTGCATATGAATAGTCTCCAAGAAGTTTTTCAACCTGAAGGAAATACGGACTTCAAAGGACTTTTATCGCAAATCGAAACGCTTTGTACCGAACTCTCTGTACCGGTCGGTGTGAAGGATGTGGGGTTTGGTGTAACTGGATTACTGGCCGAAGAACTGTTTCAACGAGGCGTGAGCTTTGTTGACGTTGCAGGAGCAGGCGGCACATCGTGGATACAGGTCGAGAAATACCGCAATCCCGATGAGGTGAAAAAGGCTGCTGCAGAAGTCTTTCAAGGCTGGGGGAATCCTACAGCAAACTGCATTGTGGACGTTGTGTCGCGTCCGTCTGCGGGTACCGTTATCGCCAGCGGCGGTTTAAGTAACGGTTTGGACGCAGCTAAAGCCCTAGCGCTTGGTGCAAACTTGGCAGGATTTGGACGTTCCATCCTGGCAGCAGCGGTGGAATCGGAAGAACGGTTAAATCAATTGTTTGAAGGCATTGAACTTCAGTGCAGAATTGCCATGTTTGGTATTGGCGTCCCTACAATTGACGCACTTCGGCATACCACCAGGCTGCATCGTATGTAG
- a CDS encoding LysM peptidoglycan-binding domain-containing protein, which yields MRFKKTGMSIAAAASVITIGAATVPNAFAATTNTVRVQSGDSLWKIAHAHHISVQSLEQANPSVSPNNLAIGTILRLPSLYTVQSGDTLWKISRQYGVTPTSLQAANKGINPVNLRIGKVLIIPSQHSSGTTTQSPLVSTTSQSSSSYSSTDLYWMTHLIHAEAGSQPMKAKIAVGDVIMNRVHSPNYPNSVKGVIFQVANGHYQFTPVLNGYIYSSPGSTDRQAALDVLKYHDNIVPSAFVFYTPSGTPAASWVRKQPYVAQYGQLVFAK from the coding sequence ATGCGCTTCAAGAAAACAGGAATGAGCATAGCTGCGGCTGCATCAGTGATTACCATTGGCGCGGCGACAGTACCAAATGCATTTGCTGCGACAACAAATACGGTGCGTGTGCAATCAGGCGACTCTCTGTGGAAGATTGCACATGCTCACCATATTAGCGTGCAGTCTCTTGAACAAGCAAATCCTTCCGTGAGTCCAAACAATTTAGCGATTGGTACGATTTTGCGTTTGCCGAGTTTGTATACTGTACAGTCTGGTGATACGCTTTGGAAAATTTCGCGACAGTATGGGGTAACGCCGACAAGTCTTCAAGCGGCAAACAAGGGAATCAACCCCGTCAACTTGAGAATTGGGAAGGTGTTGATTATACCGAGTCAACATTCATCGGGTACAACGACACAGTCTCCTCTTGTATCGACAACCTCCCAATCTTCATCATCCTATAGCTCCACAGACCTGTATTGGATGACGCATCTCATCCATGCCGAAGCGGGATCGCAACCTATGAAAGCAAAAATTGCCGTGGGTGATGTGATAATGAATCGTGTTCACAGCCCGAATTATCCCAATAGCGTCAAAGGCGTGATTTTTCAAGTCGCGAACGGACATTATCAGTTCACACCCGTCCTTAATGGATACATCTACTCCAGCCCAGGCAGCACGGACAGGCAGGCCGCTTTAGATGTATTGAAATATCACGACAATATTGTACCTAGTGCGTTTGTGTTTTACACACCGAGCGGGACGCCGGCCGCTAGTTGGGTCCGAAAGCAGCCCTATGTTGCGCAATATGGGCAGTTAGTCTTTGCAAAGTAG
- a CDS encoding FAD-dependent oxidoreductase has product MTARGAARGELMRKTDVLVVGGGVAGLSCALYTSRAGLSTTVLDTGMSQLKKVSELHNIPGLPKGISGEDWVATARSQAENAGAEIRQLEATAFDLKQRPYQVFTNSLETGEKLSFASDYVVIAVNLGYPLLEDMDLGLEVNEFVPSKKIRKVKNITFEGRTTKPGVYIAGLLADIPSQTAVSSGQGTYVGVQIASEALGRAYMWHDR; this is encoded by the coding sequence ATTACAGCACGAGGAGCAGCGAGAGGAGAACTCATGAGGAAAACTGATGTCTTGGTCGTTGGCGGAGGTGTCGCAGGCTTAAGTTGCGCCTTGTATACCAGTAGGGCTGGCCTGTCGACTACAGTACTGGATACGGGTATGTCGCAACTCAAGAAAGTCAGTGAGTTGCATAATATTCCAGGATTGCCGAAGGGAATTTCGGGGGAAGATTGGGTTGCTACTGCCCGAAGTCAGGCAGAAAATGCAGGTGCTGAGATTAGACAACTAGAGGCCACTGCGTTTGATTTAAAGCAAAGGCCCTACCAGGTCTTTACGAACTCTTTGGAAACAGGAGAGAAACTCTCCTTTGCGTCAGATTACGTTGTTATTGCAGTGAATCTCGGATATCCATTGCTTGAAGACATGGATTTGGGACTGGAAGTGAACGAGTTTGTACCCAGCAAGAAAATTCGAAAGGTTAAAAACATAACTTTTGAGGGGCGAACGACGAAGCCTGGGGTGTACATTGCGGGATTACTGGCTGACATCCCCAGCCAGACAGCCGTTTCATCCGGTCAGGGAACCTACGTAGGAGTTCAAATAGCCAGCGAAGCTTTGGGCAGGGCGTATATGTGGCACGATCGTTAG
- a CDS encoding rhodanese-like domain-containing protein, giving the protein MCQEITAPEFQSKLFRGDDIFMLDVREIEEYRSGHVEGSVLIPVGVLPHLIPDVDKQREVIIMCRSGNRSQEACQILQQRGFTNVKSLQGGLTALSA; this is encoded by the coding sequence ATGTGTCAAGAAATCACCGCACCAGAATTTCAGTCAAAACTATTTCGTGGAGATGACATCTTCATGTTAGATGTCCGGGAAATTGAAGAGTATCGCTCCGGGCACGTAGAGGGCTCTGTGCTGATTCCCGTTGGTGTGCTGCCACACCTGATTCCAGATGTTGACAAGCAAAGAGAAGTGATTATCATGTGTCGAAGTGGCAATAGAAGCCAGGAAGCATGTCAAATTCTCCAGCAACGTGGTTTCACGAATGTAAAATCTCTGCAAGGCGGATTGACCGCTTTAAGTGCCTAG
- a CDS encoding MFS transporter, with product MSHLNRHNNLNSVRNNRRASKRYPWLVLSVTSIGVMLTLLNVGTLNVALPDIANHFHAGSTSASWILLSYMLANTILILVFGRMADIFGRKKMYLAGFILFTGVSLLIGISPNVAVLIILRMFQAAGGAMIITNTTALLTDSFPEPLLSRGLGINVLVSSVAQLVGPVLGGWIAFQLGWRWVFWFNVPLGVIGVVWAAFTLHEGTKPEKRETIDWVGSGLIFIVLAGLILALSEGGVLGWLSPIVMLGAAVFVIGLPIFVVQQQHSPAPVVDLQLLRSRNISLSYIAALFNNMVRTSVVLLIALFFESTSGLNPFAAGLRVLPVTIGMMLMSPIAGSLAARFTYRLLSAVGLAVTIIGLALLAGFLGGGHALLLSLVAMFLVGAGAGLFMTPNTTFIMTSVPTERRGIANGLRSMLQNMGQVIGTALSLALVTSGLPTRLKNAVYAGRMAHVSHTDIQLLTTGFHWALTALLAASVAGIVAALLRTKGRQWDI from the coding sequence ATGAGTCATCTAAACCGGCACAACAACCTAAATTCTGTTCGAAACAACCGCAGGGCTTCAAAGAGGTATCCATGGCTAGTCCTGTCTGTAACATCCATTGGTGTCATGCTGACATTGCTGAACGTCGGAACACTGAACGTAGCGCTTCCGGACATTGCCAATCACTTTCATGCTGGATCAACTTCTGCCAGCTGGATACTTCTATCATATATGTTAGCGAATACTATTCTCATTCTCGTATTTGGGCGGATGGCAGATATATTTGGCCGAAAAAAGATGTATTTAGCAGGCTTTATTTTATTTACAGGAGTCAGTCTGCTCATTGGGATTTCTCCAAATGTAGCCGTATTGATTATTCTGCGTATGTTTCAGGCAGCAGGCGGCGCCATGATTATTACGAATACCACAGCACTGTTGACAGACAGCTTTCCCGAACCTTTGTTGAGCCGTGGACTAGGTATTAACGTTCTGGTGAGCTCTGTAGCCCAATTGGTGGGACCGGTTCTCGGCGGCTGGATTGCATTTCAATTGGGGTGGAGATGGGTTTTTTGGTTTAATGTCCCGCTTGGCGTTATAGGCGTAGTCTGGGCGGCATTCACGCTTCATGAAGGTACAAAACCCGAAAAGCGTGAAACCATCGACTGGGTTGGCAGTGGTCTCATATTCATTGTGCTGGCTGGACTCATCCTTGCTCTGTCCGAAGGAGGAGTATTAGGGTGGCTCAGCCCCATTGTCATGTTAGGAGCAGCAGTATTTGTCATCGGCCTCCCGATATTCGTTGTTCAACAACAACACAGTCCTGCTCCTGTTGTCGACCTGCAACTGCTTCGCAGCAGAAATATTTCTCTAAGCTATATTGCTGCACTGTTCAACAACATGGTGCGAACCTCAGTGGTATTGTTAATTGCTCTGTTTTTTGAAAGTACATCTGGTCTGAATCCATTTGCCGCAGGTCTACGCGTCCTTCCCGTCACCATCGGTATGATGCTCATGTCCCCGATTGCCGGCAGTTTAGCAGCTCGTTTTACATACCGTCTGCTGTCCGCTGTTGGCTTAGCTGTGACCATCATTGGATTGGCTTTGCTGGCGGGATTTCTGGGTGGCGGACACGCTCTGTTGCTTTCCCTTGTCGCCATGTTTCTCGTTGGTGCGGGGGCTGGATTGTTCATGACCCCCAACACGACATTTATCATGACCAGCGTGCCAACGGAGAGGCGGGGTATTGCCAACGGACTGAGGTCCATGCTGCAAAATATGGGACAAGTCATCGGAACAGCCTTGTCTCTGGCGCTCGTGACGTCTGGACTGCCAACCCGGTTGAAAAACGCCGTCTATGCTGGGCGCATGGCTCATGTATCCCACACTGATATTCAGTTGTTAACAACGGGTTTTCACTGGGCACTGACGGCGTTACTGGCAGCATCTGTGGCAGGCATTGTAGCAGCCCTGCTGCGCACCAAAGGTCGGCAGTGGGATATTTGA